GTTCCCGGCAAGGTGGGCGATCCGAGCCACAACTCCTATGCCCAGGTGCCGTGGTTCGACGATCGCGGCTTCATGTGGGGGAACACGTTCAGTTCGATGCACGCCTGCTTTGGCAACCGCGGCCCGGCCTACGCCTTGGACAAGAAGGGCCGATGGGAGCCCATCCGGGGCCACAACTTCGGCTCACGATCGACCACGCTGCTCATGCACGGGCCACGCGACGAGTGGAACGGCAACGTCGGCTTCAACGATCAGCACGTGGAGTATCTGACGACGGCGGCGTCCCCAACGCTCACGTGGACCTTCCCAGGAATCGGCGACCCGTCCAACATGATGCTGCCCGACAACCTGTTCCACGCCGAACACGACCACACCCGCGCGCTCATCGACGAACACGTCAAGCCCGTCATGGGAACCGATGGCGTGGGTACCATCTCCGGCGATGGCGCGGACGCTGGTGTCGGTGCGCTGGACCAGAAGAATAACTACCTAAGGCCCATCGCCAGGATCCTGCCAGGCGAGAACGGCAAGATCACGGCGGAATTCTGGATCGACTGACCACGACGCAGGGGAGGAAACACGATGCGACACGCACGGGGATTCACGCTCATCGAGGTCGGCGCCGTCACGGCGGTGCTGTCGGTCGGGGCGGCGGTGGTCATGCCGCAGTTCCAGGAAGCACGTGCCACGGCCCGTCAGTTGAAGGACTCCACCCAGTTGCGCGGCATCACCCAGGCGTGCGCGATCTGGGCCCAGAATACCGACGAGCGATACCCCGTGCCAAGCCGCATCGATCGCAAGGGCGTCACGCTACCGCGGCCCGCCGACCTGCCGGCGGATGCTCGCGACCTCCGCCTGGACACGACCGGCAACACGCTGTCGCTCCTGATCTGGAACGGCTTCATTCCCTGGAACCTCACCGTAAGTCCGGCGGAGGTCGGCAACGTCGAGGTCATCAAGAACTATCAGACCGCCACGCCGACGACGGCGGTGGACCCGAACGCATGCCTCTGGGATCCGGCGTTCCGCGGCACGCCCCTGGACCACTGGGGCGGCAAGGTGCCCGGCGAGGTTGGCGACGCGAGCCACAACTCGTACGCCCAGGTCGCATACTTCGGCGCGCGAGAGTCGATGTGGGGTAATACGTTTAAGGCCACCGAGGCCTGCTGGGCCAACCGCGGGGCGGCGTACGTGCTGCGTGACGACCAGTGGCATCCGCTTGCGGGCAGCACGTTCGGCGATGGCTCGAAGACGATGAAGATCCATGGCCCGCCGGATTCGTGGGCGGGCAACATCGCCTTCAACGACCAGCACGTCAGTTTCGTCGAGCGGCCCGACCCCGAGATGCTGGTCTGGGCGTTCGCCGGGCTCGAAGGCGACGGAGAGCGCCACTTGCCCGACAACGTGTTCCACTCCGAGCGCGACCAGAACCGTTGGCTCATCGACGAGCAGATCGAACTCGTCACCGAGCACGACGGGCGCGGCTCGGTGTTCGCGACCGGCAAGAACGGTGGGACGGGCGCGCTCGACCAGCGCAACGCCTACCTCAGGCCCATCTCGACCGTCGTTCCGGGCGAGGGCGACGCGCTGAAGGCACACGTCTGGATCGATTGATGCGGATCTCGGTGTGGTCGCAGCGAGCACCCGACCAGCGCCGCAAGCCGAAGCTGGCCAGAGAGCTTCTCCGGCAGGCCGTTGCACTCGAAGCAGGCGAAGAAC
This Phycisphaerales bacterium DNA region includes the following protein-coding sequences:
- a CDS encoding type II secretion system protein; translation: MRHARGFTLIEVGAVTAVLSVGAAVVMPQFQEARATARQLKDSTQLRGITQACAIWAQNTDERYPVPSRIDRKGVTLPRPADLPADARDLRLDTTGNTLSLLIWNGFIPWNLTVSPAEVGNVEVIKNYQTATPTTAVDPNACLWDPAFRGTPLDHWGGKVPGEVGDASHNSYAQVAYFGARESMWGNTFKATEACWANRGAAYVLRDDQWHPLAGSTFGDGSKTMKIHGPPDSWAGNIAFNDQHVSFVERPDPEMLVWAFAGLEGDGERHLPDNVFHSERDQNRWLIDEQIELVTEHDGRGSVFATGKNGGTGALDQRNAYLRPISTVVPGEGDALKAHVWID